The Rattus norvegicus strain BN/NHsdMcwi chromosome 2, GRCr8, whole genome shotgun sequence nucleotide sequence acctgcctcagcttcctgagcactgggattaaaggtgtgtgccaccactggcCAGGCCAACAATCAAGTTCCTACTGAAACAAAATTAGGCTCTGCCTAAGATTAGCAGCAACTCACAGATAGACGTAGATCCTCACACAACCGATGGCAATTGCTGTAAGCTAGACATAAGAGCTATATGGGGCTATGAGTTTATATCACAGGATggtttattttgggtttttgtgtatatgtgtcacTAGAGAAAGTGACATCTGACACATTGGGTGTTATATCACActtctgcaatctcagcacttggagacAAAGCCACAGAGATTATTACAAGTTCCAGGCTAGGCTGGACTACAGTGAGACCCTAattcaagaaagaagaaaaacaactaaatataaaaacaaaatttggggctggggatttagctcagtggtagagcgcttacctaggaagcgcaaggccctgggttcggtccccagctccgaaaaaaagaaccaaaaaaaaaaaaaaaaacaaaatttaaaaaaaaaaaaaaaaacaggggctggagagatggctcagtggttaagagcaccgacctgctcttccagaggtcctgagttcaattcccagcaaccacatggtggctcacaaccatctgtaatgtgatctgatgccttcttctggtgtgtctgaagacagtgacaatataTCCAcatccattaaataaataaataaatcttaaaaaaaaaacagaccacAAAACTACTAAGTATACCCCTAGCTTAGACACTGGAGTTGAAAGACCCATTCTGCctagtgtggtggcacaggcctttaattccagtgctcgGGAGGTAGACAGAGGCAGGCTCTGTGAGCTCAGGGCACTGTgctttatatagtgagttccaggatagccagagctaatAGTGACATCTAGCCTCCAAacaacagcaaagaaagaaacaacagaaaagaaaagaaatgagaagaaaagaaaggacccATTCTGGGTTGGCCCACAAAGTCTATTTGATTCCCTCTTATACTCTTACTCTGGGTTTATGTACAGCTAATAGCACTGCTGTttttccaggggacctgggttcaactctcagaacctacatggtgcctcacaactgtctgtaactccagtggatccaacatcctctttcctctctgtggcCCCAGGCATTcacatggtgtacagacatacatgtaggcaaaacacccatacacacaaaaataataaataaagcctAGTGTTAAGGAAATAaagacatgggctggagagatggctcagcggttaagagcactgactgctcttccagaggtcctgagttcaaatcccagcaaccacatggtggctcacaaccatctgtaacaggatgctctcttctgaaatatctgaagagaactacagtatactaacatataaataaaataaataaatcttaaaaaaggaaataaagagataAAACAGTTAAGTATAAATACACACTTCAAAACTCAgctctgaggggctggggatttagctcagtggtagagcgcttgcctagcaagcgcaaggccctgggtttggtccccagctccgaaaaaaaagaacccaaaaaaataaaaaaaagaagtatggaCTATCACCACTCTGCCAgagctgagtttttttttttttttttttttttggttctttttttcggagctggggaccaaacccagggccttgcgcttgctaggcaagcgctctaccactgagctaaatccccaaccccaagtccatacttctttttttttttttaaagatttattcatttattatttataagtacactgtaagtatcttcagacacaccagaagggggcatcagatctctttacagatggttgtgagccaccatgtggttgctgggaattgaactcaggacctctggaagagcagtcgggtgctcttaaccgctgagccatctctccagcccaagtccaTACTTCCAAAAGTCCATACCCGGCACTCAAGAGGCAAGGCAGGTggatttgagttcaaggccagcctagtctacagagcaatttcaggaatagccagggctacacagagaaacctgtctaaaaaagaaaaggaaaaagaaaagaaaaaggaagaagaaagaaaagaaaaagaaagagaaatcagCTCTGGCTAGAGATGTCAGAGTGCTTGTTGTGTGTTATGTATTAAGGCCACAAACACACAACTGGGGAATTGTGGATGAATGAAATAGACGGAAATCAGTCCCACTTCCTGGAAATCAGGAAGTCTTAAAAGGGTGGATACAGACAGCCGTAGTCATACAGTAGTTAAGTTTACTATAACAACCCGGCACTAATCCCTGTGACATAATAGATACTGAAAGGCTGTGAGGCTGCCTAGAACAAGTCAGACGTTTCCTTGAAGGTTTCCCACATAAACACTGGCCTGCTTACTTGCAACAATCGTGTGCAGTTCTATCATAACCACACCTAGTTGCTCTTCATCTCACAATAGCCCTAGGAGGCGGCTTGATCCCTCCTCATGGATAAGGAGCAGGCTTAGAGGAATTGATTTACTGAGTCTTAACATGATAAACAAACAGTACACCGTTGTGAGTTGCCAGGATTCAAATCAATGCATCTCGTAGAAACTATGCTTCAATACTGCCAGAGCAGTAATCAACTTTTTGAAGGTTATGTGATAAAGACTTCAGTGTCGTGATTATAAAAGCCTCATTCAACAAGCATAACGCTCCTGATTCTAATTACATGCTTCACTTGGCTTATCTTGCTAACTCTAGTAATGCCTCTGTGAGGTTGTGCTAGTGTCTGTGTTGGGCAAGTGTGGAAACAGGCTTAGAAACCTGGAATTAGTCAGATCATATGGTATGTGTCACTGCTAATAAATCTTATTTGATGTGATTTACAAAGAAACCTCAAGGACAGCTCTCTTTTTGTGTCCACCAAAGATAGACAgcattttccagtttcttttttttcccccctccggAAGCTGAGGAACGAACCCAGGgacctgtgcttgctaggcaagtgctctaccactgagctaaattcccaaccctccAGTTTCTTGTCAGGAAAGATGAGTAGCTTTCTAGCCAGCATCCGATGATGACACAAAGGAATGTAGAAAGGGCCAGTGAGGACTGACTACTCCTCCCTCAGGCCTGCTATCCAGAGCGAGACAGACAGCAGCTCCCTGCAGTTCATTGGAACTGCTGCCACCAGCTGTCTGAGAAGGGTCCTTTTTCCTCTCAAGGAGTCCTGTGAGTGCACCTGTCAAcatttctgtctgtcttcatctGTAACTCTGTAAGTATCTGACTCATGTGTCTCACTAGTCTCTTTAGAGCAAAGATTGTGTATATGTGAGGGTTTGTCGTTTTTCATGATAGGGTTTATCTGTGTAataaccctggttgtcctggaaattgctctgtagaccaggctggccttgaactcgaagggatccccctgcctcctcctcccaagtgccaaatttaaaggcatgtgccaccactgccaggctgtATGTGGggtcttttaaattttgtttttatttttaaattatatctgtGTGacggtatgtgcatgtgaatacaGTGTCCCTTAGAGGCTAGAAATCCTCTCTGTCTTGGATTTAGGAGCCTCTACTCAGCTGTTCATAAAATCCTTGTTAGAATTCTCTTCCTAAAGCTGTCATCCTTTAAGCCTCCCAAAACCTCACAGGGTATACAATGAATGAACAGCCTGGACGGATCCAGCTGCCCATCACAAATATGGCTTCGATTGCCTCACTTCCAGCATCACGTGACTGGTTTAGTCATCACGTGACTCTGTCCTCCCCTTTAAGCCGGAATTGCTGTGCTAGTCCGGCTCCAATAGATATGGTATCTGTCAATATACTTGTTTTATTTGGTAGATCTTCTAACTCTCCAAGACTCTGAAACTGCTACAATCTTCTTATCCACTGATCCTGAGGAGCTCAAGTTCTCAAGATCTTCCAGAGGTAAGGAAGCAGGGCTACAATTTGCCTGGTCAGTCTTGCTTCTGGAATTCTGCCCATCCAGAttagggaattcagtgagttcagattttatttttttaattcagggCATCATGCTCTTGGAGTAAAGCACGGGTGGAGGGAGGACTGAAGGCTGAAATGGATGTGGGGGAAAGAGTGAAGAGAGCCCTCTTTGGAGTGGGCAACCGAGTAAAAGCAAGACCCCTCCAGTGTCTAAGGACATTGTCTGGTCACTAATAAAGGTGGGAGCCCATGCTGTAAACATCCACAGGCGGCTAAACTCTGGCCAGGAGAGTGGTCGCAGGATAGAGAGTCTTAcattcatttcctcatttccttctcAGAAGCGTCCTGGTGTCATGGCTGCCAGGTTCATAGGACTCTTCCTATTTCAGGCCATATCTTGGGCATATGGTGAGTCGAGGATGGGGATGGAGGCATGACGGTGTTTCCTTCCCCATAGTCCTCTGGGGCCTTTCACTATGATGGTGGACTTTCAGTAGGGACTCTGTAAGGCCCTTAGAGTGCCTGAGACATCTTTGGGCACAAGGAGTACAggggaaggatttatttatttttatttatttttatttttttatttttattttttcggagctggggaccaaacccagggccttgtgcttgctaggcaagcgctctaccactgagctaaatccccgtccccttattttttttttttttaattgttgttcaGACTCCTTAACTAGCATGCTCAGTCCCCCATAAACCTACTTTGATGCTTGCCTGTGCTTGTGCCCTGCTTTCTAGGTGCCCAACCCTGCATCCCCAAAAGTTTTGGCTACAGCTCAGTGGTCTGTGTCTGCAATGCAACGTACTGTGACTCTCTTGACCCCCTGACCTTACCGGCTCTGGGTACCTTCAGCCGTTATGAGAGTACTCGAAGCGGACGTCGGATGGAGCTGAGTACCGGGTCCATCCAGGCCAACCGCACTGGCACAGGTAGCCCCTTTATCTGCCCCTCCAAACCTGGACCCCAAAGTCACAGTAGTGATAGTGATCTGGACTgatttcccccttcttcttccaGGGCTCCTACTAACCTTGCAGCCAGAAGAGAAGTTCCAGAAAGTGAAAGGATTTGGAGGTGCCATGACAGATGCCACTGCGCTCAACATCCTTGCCTTGTCCCCCCCGGCTCAGAAACTGCTACTCAAGTCCTACTTCTCTAGCGAAGGTGAGAAAGGGCGGAGCAGGATGGCACACTGTAATGTATGCCCTTCTTTATAGCCTGgctttatttcagtttttttttttttttctttttttcggagctggggatcgaacccagggccttgtgcttgttaggcaagcgctctaccactgagctaaatccccaacccctcagttttttttttttttaaattacattttattatctGTTGTATGTGCTGTGCATgagtgaggaggtcagaggacaatttgcaggtgtcctctgtctccttccaccatttgGATCATGATTCAGGTCTTGCAGGCTTGGCAGGAAAAACTCTTaccctacccactgagctgtcttgccaGGCTTTTTGCTCTCGCTTCCATATTTCCCCCTGACATttgcctcccttccttttcttctcccctctcctctcagtccctctTTGAGTGAGTCTCATGTATTCAAGACTCAAATCTACTGCAGTCAGTGATAtcagactttgaacttctgaccctccggCGTCACGTTTCCCGAATGCTGGAGTTCCCCTGTTTTATACAGTGTTGGAGCGCAGACTCAGGCTTCATGCACCCCTGGCAAGCATTCAGCCccctgaactacatccccagcctgcctctgttttcccctctttctctttgtccccttcctcccttactttctgtagatcaggcttCCCTCGAATACTGTGTAGCCATGACTAGCCTTGGACTCTTAGTTTtctaagggctgggattacaagcagatGCCACCAAGTGTACCTGACTCAGTGCCACTGATTCTCCACAATTCCACACCTAGACCCTGGCTCTGAATGAGACTCTGTGGAGGACAACTGATTCAAGCCAGTTTTCATACtcgccttattttattttattttatttattatgagacAGGGCCTTGCCTTGTAGCCCCGGTTGGCTTGCTCACATTGATCcggctgcctcagcctctggagggATGGGATTCCAGGCGTGGTGCCACCACGCTCGCTTCATACTCTCCTATTGATTCAGACCTCCCTATCTGGGCCATCCTTTCCTGCAGGCATTGAGTATAACATCATCCGGGTACCCATGGCCAGTTGTGACTTCTCCATCCGCATCTACACCTATGCTGACACCCCTAATGACTTCCAGTTATCCAACTTCAGCCTCCCGGAGGAAGACACCAAGCTCAAGGTGGGCATTCCAGTTGCTTCAGCCCTGTTGGTATTGCTGTCTTGGGGCTGGGAAGGTCCAGGTTAGAGCTGTCTAGAGCAATGTGGAACCTTCTACAGCCTATCTGACTTGGGGGTAAGAGGGTGGGGGCTGATGGTTGGACCTGATACACTGGTTGAACTAGTATGTGTTCCAGCTCTGGGTGTCTCTCTCTTGACTGTTTGTCTCCAGATACCCCTGATTCACCGAGCCCTGAAGATGTCCCCACGCCCCATTTCACTCTTTGCCAGTCCCTGGACATCACCCACTTGGCTCAAGACCAATGGAGCAGTGAATGGGAAAGGGTCACTCAAGGGTCACCCAGGGGATATCTATCACGAGGCCTGGGCCAATTACTTTGTCAAGTAAGGGATCCTCAGGGCCATGGGGTCTGGACCAGTCTCCCTTTTGGACACCTTAGTCTGCATTGTACCCCTTGACCTGCTCCACTTCCAGCTTGACCTCTGGCTCCTTTTTTCAACATTCCCTGCCTTTCAGTTTGTAGTTTTACCTATCGCCCATGTCTTGTCCACTTTCTTGGCCTTGATCACTCATGCCCTTTCTCTCTTGCCAGGTTTCTGGATGCTTATGCTACACACAACATCAAATTCTGGGCAGTGACAGCGGAGAATGAACCCTCTGCAGGGCTCTTCACTGGGTACCCCTTCCAATGCCTGGGCTTCACTGCTGAACATCAGAGAGACTTTATTTCCCATGATCTAGGGCCAGCCCTTGCCAACAGTTCTCATGATGTGAAGCTACTCATACTGGATGATCAGCGGCTGCTGCTACCCCGCTGGGCACAGGTGGTAAGCGCTATAACTTCCCAGGGTGTCCCAGTGGACTCCAAATCCATCCTTCAAAATGACTGCCTGCAATTTTAGAGTACTTTCCCTGGTGTCAGGGTTGAGGTAGGGTCTTGACTATATAAATGAGGCTGGCCTTAAAGTTGTGGGCATGTTCCTAACTCGTAAGTGCTGGGCCTATAGGCATccaccacacctgacttctggtttgtttagtttttttttttttccttttgcgaCAGGATCTCACTAGATAGCTTTGATTGGTCTGGAgttatatagaccaagctggccttgaagtcctagagatctacttgcctcttatctcccaagtgctgggatcaaagtcacATACCATTCATACCtgacctctcagctccttttttGTGTACATGTAGGTGTATGCGTGGGCTTTAGCTGACGATTCATCACGAGCAGCTGAGCTTGGTGTattttttctgcttttgtttttgagaccgagtctctcactgagccccACGGATCCACCTGTCCCTACCTgcccagggctgggattgcaaAGCCTTGCATAGGACACTCTGTTCCTCAGCTGCATGGCAAGAACCTCAGCAGCTCCAATCTGTCACTCCCAGGACACCCTAGGCTGGACCTGGTTGCCCAGGGCATTACCCTGCTCCGGACTTCCAGGGCCCCATGAACCACTGTTGTCAGTGTATCGCCTTCCAGTTGCTCAGTCCTACCACCCGTCTCTCAGGACACGTAGTTCCCCTCTCACAGCCCTCCATGCAGGGCTTATGGTCCGTGGCTCTGGTCCCAATtgctcctcccctttctctgtgcAGGTGCTCTCTGACCCAGAGGCAGCCAAGTACGTTCATGGCATCGCTGTCCACTGGTATATGGATTTCCTGGCTCCAGCCAAAGCTACTTTAGGAGAGACACACCGCTTGTTCCCCAACATGATGCTCTTTGCTTCAGAGGCCTGCGTGG carries:
- the Gba1 gene encoding lysosomal acid glucosylceramidase precursor → MAARFIGLFLFQAISWAYGAQPCIPKSFGYSSVVCVCNATYCDSLDPLTLPALGTFSRYESTRSGRRMELSTGSIQANRTGTGLLLTLQPEEKFQKVKGFGGAMTDATALNILALSPPAQKLLLKSYFSSEGIEYNIIRVPMASCDFSIRIYTYADTPNDFQLSNFSLPEEDTKLKIPLIHRALKMSPRPISLFASPWTSPTWLKTNGAVNGKGSLKGHPGDIYHEAWANYFVKFLDAYATHNIKFWAVTAENEPSAGLFTGYPFQCLGFTAEHQRDFISHDLGPALANSSHDVKLLILDDQRLLLPRWAQVVLSDPEAAKYVHGIAVHWYMDFLAPAKATLGETHRLFPNMMLFASEACVGSKFWEQSVRLGSWDRGMQYSHSIITNLLYHVTGWTDWNLALNPEGGPNWVRNFVDSPIIVDIPKDTFYKQPMFYHLGHFSKFIPEGSQRVGLVASEKTDLETVALIRPDGSAVVVVLNRSSKDVPLTISDPALGFMETISPGYSIHTYLWRRQ